The Acetobacter oryzifermentans genomic interval GTGGTGAAGGTACGTCCGGGTTTTGCCCGTAACTATCTGCTGCCACAGGGCAAGGCTATTCGTGCAAACGATGATAACCGTGCCCGTTTTGAGCGTGAACGCGCTCAGTTGGAAGCACAGAACATCAAGCGTCGTGAAGAAGCTGAACGTCTGTCCGAACGGATGGAAGGTCTGGCTGTCATCCTGATCCGTCAGGCTGGTGATAGCGGCAGCCTGTATGGTTCCGTCAGCACGCGCGATGTTGCGCAGGCTGTTACGGAAGCAGGCTTTACCATTTCCCGTCAGCAGGTTTTCCTTGCGCACCCCATTAAGTCTTTGGGGCTGTATGAAGTGAAAATTGCGCTGCACCCGGAAGTGGTTGTGCCGGTCATCATCAACGTGGCGCGTTCTGAAGAAGAAGCAGAACGTCAGGCACGTGGTGAAGCTGCTTCTCTTGAAGAAGAAGCTGAAATTGCTGGTGATGATGCCGTTGTTGAAGGCGAACTCATTACCGACCCAGCAGAAATTGCTGAAGCAGAAGCTGCACCGGCAGAAGCTAACGCTTAATTGCTGTTTGCATTTTCATGCGGAAGAAGCCCGGAAAATTCTTTTCCGGGCTTTTTTTTTGCGCGTATGCTGCAATCAATTTTCTGAAGGAGACGCGGGATGAAGCAAGTTCTTGATCGCATTCTGCAACACTTTATCGCAGATGGTCAGTTGCAGGTGCGCTGGCCAGATGGAAGCACAAGCCTTTATAAAGGCCGCAATCCCGGCCCTTCAGCTGGCGTAGTACTGCATAATCAGGCTGCCGTGCGGGCTATGGTGATAAACCCGGGGCTTGGTTTTGGTGAAGCTTATATGGAGTCTCACCTCGATCCGTTGGATTGCACGCTTTACAATCTGCTGGATGTGCTCATGCTTAACGCCATGCGTCCGGGTGGCCATGTGGCGGAACGTCTGGCATCGGCTCTGCGGTATGTGCGCCGGGGGTGGATACAGTTTAACCCAATCAAGCGTGCACAGCAGAATGTGGCGCATCATTATGATTTGGATAACCGCCTGTATTCTTTGTTTTTAGATAAAGATTGGCAATATTCCTGCGCTTATTTCCGGCATGGCACAGAAACGCTGGATGAGGCACAGGCCGCCAAAAAACACCATATTGCTGCCAAGCTGCTGTTAGATCGGCCGGATTTGGAAGTGCTGGATATTGGGTGCGGTTGGGGGGGTATGGCCCTTACACTGGCCAAGGATTACGGCGCTATTGTTACCGGCATTACTCTTTCTCAGGAGCAGTTGGCTTTTGCACGCCAGCGCGCCAAGGATGAAGGGCTGGAAGGACGTGTGCGGTTTGAGTTGCTGGATTACCGCAACCTACATCGGCGGTTTGACCGCATTGTCTCAGTTGGCATGTTCGAGCATGTCGGTGTAGGGCATTACCGGCAGTTTTTTGATGTCATCAAAAACGCACTGGTGGATGATGGTGTGGCACTTGTGCATTCTATTGGCCGGAGTGATGGGCCGGGCACAACAAACCCGTGGGTTAACAAATACATTTTCCCCGGTGGGTATTCTCCGGCGTTAAGCGAGGTTTTTGCCGCTGTTGAGCCTACAGGCTTGTGGGTGACTGATTGTGAAATCTTGCGTCTGCATTACGCAAAAACAATTGCCATCTGGCGTGAGCGTTTTGCGGCCAAACGGGCAGAAGCGGTTGCGTTGTATGATGAACGCTTTGCCCGGATGTTTGAGTTTTATCTCAACGCCGCAGAACTGGCTTTCCGTGTGCAGGGGCACATGAACTTTCAGCTCCAGCTTTCTCGTTCTATTTCTGCCGTGCCGTTTACGCGGGATTACATTGCCGCAGCAGAAAAAGAATAAGGCGCTTTATTGAGCCGATAGCGCAAAATGCGCACGTGCCAAGCGGTCAAACTCTGCAATATCCAGAGTTTCCGCGCGGCGCGTGCCATCTATTTCTGCTGCTGCCAAAAGCTTATCACCGTTCAGGCCTTTTAAGGCTCCGCGTAGCATTTTGCGCCGCTGCCCAAAGGCTGCTGCCGTTACGCGTTCCATTGCTTTAAAAAGAGCAGGCGCCGGTTGTTGGGCATGAGGCGTAATGCTGGCAACCGCAGACCATACGGCTGGGGGTGGTGAAAACGCACCCGGTGGCAGCTTCATAACAATCGCACACTCTGCACACCATTGGGCCAGTACAGCCAAGCGTCCGTAATGTTGGCTGTTGGGCGCGGCGCAAATACGTTCAGCCACTTCCCACTGGAACATGAGTGTCAGCCGTTCCCACGCGTTGCCTTGTCGTAGCCAGCCAATAAGCAAAGGTGTGGCCACATTATAGGGCAGATTGGCAATAATCTGCCGTGGTGCGGCGCAAAGCTCTGTAAGGTCACACTTTAGCGCATCGGCTTCCACCACCTTGAGGCGGTTGGGGTAAAAACCTGCCAGTTCCTGAATAACCAGCACGGCGCGGCTATCCAGTTCTACTGCGGTTACAGATTCCGCAGGGCCATTCAGTAAAGCGCGTGTTAAACCACCGGGGCCGGGGCCAACTTCCACAACGTGGCGGCCTTTTAAGTTACCTGCCAGTGTTGCAATGCGTTCTGTAACTCCCGGATCAAGCAGAAAGTGCTGGCCGAGGGCTTTGCGTGCATCCAGCCCATGCCGATGGATAACATCGCGCAGGCTTTCCAGATGGGCAGACAGGGCCTTATACCCCCTTTAGCTTAATGTGCTTGTCAATAATAGCGCGGCGGTGCAGGTCACTATCCAACTGGCGGGCGGCCTGTTCCACGCGTTCATTCATCAACTGGTCAGCAATTTCGCTGGGTGAGCGGTTGGAAAAGTTCTTTTCCTTTTTGGTGCAAACCATCAGCAGATCAATCCCATCGCGCGAGACCAGAGGGCGGGAGACCTTGCCTTCGGGCAAATCAGCCAGCAGAGATTGCATTTGTGGGTTCAGGCGTTCCAGCGGCATTTCACCCGGATCTGTGGGGCGCTTTTCGCCTTCGGCCTTGTTCAGGGCCTCCATTTCCGTGCAGCTATGAGTGTTTTGGATAACCTGCATGGCTTTTTGCAGGGTAGATTCCTGCTGCGGTGTAATGTGCTGCGGGTCTAGCGGTGTATCAAAGGAAAGGAATACCTGCCGAATGGTAATCAGGTGGCCCATTTCGTGCCCAATAACACGCTTGCCATTAAGGGTGATGATAACATACCCACCCGGCACTTTGATGGGGTTAGAAATAGCTCCAACGCCCACAGGCATCTGCCGCACCACCTGAACCACTGCGGGGTCAAGCTCATCTTCCTGCACCCAGCCCATGGAACCACCATCCAGCGCTGTCTGACTTTGGGAAAACTGAGCTGCCACAATGGGGAAGGGCGCACCCTTACGCAGTTCCTGAATAACGGTGTTGGTAAAGTCCAGCTCTTCCTGATCGTGCCGGGGATCTTCCACTTTTACAAAAATTTCGGCCAGTTCGTATTCTGTGCGGCCTTCTTCGCGCTTGAGCGCGGCCTGACGTTGGGCAATATCCTGTGCAGATACGCGTGAGCGCGCACCAAGCTCCTGCCGTAGCACCTGAATCCAGCCAATTTGCACCCGGATCTGGTCGATCAATGTGGTAAGAGACACGCCATCTTGTGCCAGATGCTCGCGCAGGGTGCCTTCGGGCATGCCGTTGCGCCGCTCAATATTGGTAATGGCGCCTGCAATCTGTTCGGGCGGCACATTGATATGGCGGCTAAGAATTTCCTGCGTGCGCAGGCGTTCATCAATAAGTTGGCGGATAATTTGGGGCCGCAGCCGCGCCATCAGATCTGGCGTAAGGGGCAGGCCGGTAGAAAGGGCAAACAGTTTGCCGCGGTTATCAACATCGCGCTTGGTAAGCGGAATACTGTTGATAACAGCAAGAATCATATCATCTGGTTCAGGCTGGGCAGGCGTTGCTGTTTGCTGCGTTGCCGCGCTGGAGGTGTGCCGTGTTGCTGCCTGCGCATACGGTGCGCCAGCAATGGCCGGAACGGTAAGCGCGGCAAGGGAGCAACAGGCCAGTGCAAGGGAACGCAGGCGCATACGGAACAGTCTTTCAGCTTTCTGCCAGATCGGGAACTCTGTTCCCTGATACCGGAGCGCGAGGCATTTTTGAAGCAGTTCTTACTTAAGGCCGAAAGACCCAAGCGTTTTCAGGCTAAGGGTGAACAGGAAGGTAGAGTTACGCTGCTGCCCACCAATGGTGGTGTACTGCTTGAGATACATGAAATCGAGGCCGAAGCAGTCATTCGTATATCCAATATCTCCACCCAGAGAGACAAATTCACGGCGGGAGAGGCTGCGGCGCGCAAACCCGGAAAGATGCCAGTTATCCCAGTCGGAGGAGAAGCCGCCGCTGATTTCGTTTGTGCGTACAGTGTAAAGCTGGTTCGGGCTATAGGAGCGATAGTTGGTGGCAAAGTAGTAATAGGGGGTAACGGGTTCATACACATACCCGCCACGGATACGGAAATGCGGCACCCCGGCGCTGAACAGGGCATCACCAAAGTTGAATTTGCCGGTATAGGGATCAAGCCGCATACGGGCGTTGAAATCAAAATACTCGTTTGGTGCTACACGGGCACGCGCCACAATGTCTGAGGCATGATGGTCTAGCCCAGAATAGGGCAGGCGGTCATGTTCGATATGTTCCTGGAAGCTTTCACCGGCCAGAAGATCCACTTCGTGACCATCCCATGTCCAGTTGGCATGCACCCCGATATTGCCGCGCAGGCCGCCATCCAGCCTGTCTGTGCCCTGATAGCGGTTAAGAGAAAACAGCGTTGAATCCGTAAATTCATAGGACATGCTATCTTCGTTCGGAATCATGTCCGTTGCGCCCATGCCAGTATTGGGGGCGTAAATGGCTTGCACAATGGGTTCAATCAACTGCGTGCCGCGGCCATGTTCAAAGCTGCGGACAAACGGCCAGTTGGTTTTTAACGCAATGGTAGGCAGAACCTGCCCGCTTACAACTGTACGGGCTGTTTTGTAGTAGTTGGGCTGCTGGTACAGCTTGCGGGCGCGGTAGACCATGGAATCAAGCCGCAATGTCAGCAGAAATTGCTGTCCTTGGCGGGAACGCCACAGCCTATCCCAGTTTAATTGCAATTCACCGCGCTGATCGGCAGACCCGTTTTCACGATATACGTAAAAATCGGTGGTGTTTACGCTGGTGCGGCCGCCCAACGCATCTGGCTGGCCAACAAAGCTATACGTATAACGCGGCAGCGCCCACGGTAGATCGGTGTTGTGAATGACACCTTTGTTCAGGCCCTGATAGTACTGCCCATCAATACGGGAGTAAGAGCCTGTGCCAAAGCCTTCAATATAGGCGTTGGAGTTTAGGGTATCAGACCCATAACCCTGCACACGGTAATCGCGCATATAGTCAGCAGAAGTGGCCAGATTGATGTTGGCTCCGGCGCGCCAGTGCTTGTTTATGGAGAACTGGCCACGGGCAAACAGATAGCCCTGCACACCATGGTTGCCGCCACGGCCTACATCATCACCAAAGCCGTTGGTGTAGCTGTTACTGCGATGCGTATCGTAAGCCAGACCGCCCTGAATGTTGATCTTGCCGAAGTTAAAGAAGTTTCGGTACTGCGCGCTGATCTGTGGCCCTGTTTTGGTGGAGAACAGGCCCTGCACGGTCATGTCGGACTGATCATCAATCACCCAGTAATACGGGATAGTGAAATACGTGCCCAGATAACGGTCATGCGGTGTAATGCCGGGCATAAGGAACCCGCTGTGCCGCTTGGCTGAAGGATCCGTCATGGAGAAGTAGGGCAGGTAGATGACCGGAATACCCAGAATATCCAGATACGCATCACGGAAGTCGATTTTCTGGTGTTCCAGATCCTGCGTGGCGTCATAAGCGCGGAACTGCCAGAAAGGTGCGCGGGTTTTATCTTTTTCGCAGATTTCACAGGCCGTATAAACGGCGCGGCTCATGACGTTAATCTTGCCTGCTGTACGCCGCAGGCCGTTGGCTGCCAGCTTGGCGTTGTCCTGCATGGTGGCATTTACGTGCATCATGATACCATCCTTCATGCCGCCCGAAAGCTCGGCATAATGGGTGTACAGCACGGAACCATCTGGCTGAATGGTGGCTACATTTCCGCGTGCGGCTATAACGCCGGTATCGCGGTCATACACAATGCGGTCTGCTCGCAGCACATGGTCGCCCTGCCAGACCTGGACATTGCCAGTCCAGGTAACGGTGTGCTCAACATCGTTGTAGTCAACCTTATCGGCCTGAAAGGTTGCCGGTTCATCGGGAGATGTCGGGCGGCCGGTATCAAGGTGCATCACCTGCGGGCGGAACTGCGCGTGGGCATGTTTGGGCAGGTTGAAAAGAAGGCACGCGGCCATGCTCCCCAATGCGGTGGCCGCACTGAGGGTGGAACGACGGCGCAACAAAGGGTTGCGGAAAGGCCGGCGAGCCACGGTCAATCAGCCATCCTCCAAATGAAGCAGCAACGAAACAGCCAGACATAACCCGGCCAGCGTAGGGGCCCATGCAGCTAGCATCGGCGGAAGTGCCCCCGAATTCCCGAACTGCTCTGCAACCTTGGATACGGTGAAAAGCAGAAAACCCGCCGCAACGCCAGACCCGATCATGCGGGCAACGCCCCCGCGCCGAGATGGACGCATGGAAAACCCCGCCGCAACCAGCGCCATCGTGCCCGCCAGCATGGGCAATGCCAGCAGGGACTGAAAATGAATACGATGGCGAATAGATGAGAAACCTGAGCGATCAAGCAAGGAAATAAAGCCCGGCAGCGCCCAGACAGAAAGCGTTTCGGGGGAAGAAAAACTTTCCTGCACGCGGTTAACAGTTAAATCTGTAGGCAGATCGATCTGGCCAACGTGGTGCAACAAATCATTGGGCCGCACCACAGAGGCATCACTTAAAATCCATTTCAATGTTCCCAGATAGCCTTCGGGAGCTTCGATTCGCATCATCAGCTTGTCCTGATGATCAAGACGGAACACGCTCACATTACGGATACGGAGCAAGCCATCCTTAAGCTGCACGCCACGCGCATGTAGCATGGCAACGCCGTGCGGATCGTACTGACTATCTGATTGCCGGAGCCATAAAGACCCGCTGGACAGGCTGAGCGGCCCACCACCAGTACGCAGATATTGCTGATCCAGCTCTTCCGCCCGGCGATACATGGATGAAGACACCGGAGAAATCAGGGTGGTGAAAAGAGCACCAATCAGCATGGCGCAGGCTACCGGAGCGGTAAGAAACTGCCATGCGGAAATACCAGCAGCGCGCGCCACAATCAGTTCGGAAGAACGCGTAAGCCGCCAGAAGCAGACAATCCCGCCCAACAGCATGCCAAAAGGTAGGATTTCCGTGGCAAAATAAGGCACATGAAGCGCTGCAATTTCTGTTACCACATTGGTGGAAACATCTGGCTTGGTGGCGACACGGCGCAACAGGTCAATAAAATCAAACAGGCAGACAATGCCGGTTAGGGAGGCAATCATCGCCACAACGGAAAACACAAACTGCCGCGCAATATAGCGGGAGAGGGTAACGGCAACAATCATCAGGCCGGAAGCCCCTTCAGTTCTGTGTCAGGCGGGCAGAGGCGCGGTCTGCCAGCATTTCCGGAATGAATAGTATGCCTGCGCATATCAGCCCCGGCAGTAATGCCACAAGCGGAATAAGCGGGATAAGGGCCATGTTTCGGCTGGCCAGGTTTTGCAGCAACAGGTTAATGGCCAACAGCCCCACAACAGTTAGCACCGCAGCAAGGGGCCGCTTGATATTGCCGTAGCGCGAAAAAGCTCCACGCAGCACGGCAACCAGCCCCACCATGGCAAAGGAAAAGCAGGTAAGAGGGGATGTAAGGCGGCGCCAGCCTTCTACCTTGAACTTGCCTGTATCGCGCACAGAAACCTGTTGTGGATCTGGGTGCAGCAGTTCCCCCAAAGACATTTCAGCAGCATCCCGAAAGCGGGCGTCTTCCTGATGTGCGGAAGACAAATCCATGGAATCCTGCTTGAAAACCAGCATGTTCAGGCGGCCTGTCTTATGGTCGATCACCTGTCTGGAACCATCGTACAGGATCACGCGGGGGGTATCATTCACGATCATCATGGACCCATGATTGGCCAGAATTGTGGCCTGATTCCCCGGTTGCCGATCATCCTCCACCATAATGCCATGCAGCGTGCCATCGTGGCTGCGCGAACGGATATAGACCGTCATGGCATCCGAAACCTTGGTGAACACGCCTTCTTGCAGCATGAAGGCCGCCATCTTGTTGCGGATATCAAATTCGTATTGCCGGAAGGCGTGGTAGGATGTGGGCACAATCCACAGGTTCAGCAAAAAGCCCATTATGGTGGCCATAAGCGCACAGCCCAGCCCGGCCTTTGCCAGCGCAAACTGTGAAAGCCCCGCCGCCTGCATAACCGTAAGTTCGCGGTCTCCCGCCAGCCGTTGATACACAAACAGGCTGACCACAAAAGTGGTAATGGGTAGCACCACCGCCACAAAGGAAGGGATGAGCAGGCTTGTGAGTTCAATAAACACACGCAGGGAAAGCCCTCTGTCCACCACCAGAGAGACAAAGCGCAAAGACTGCATAAGCCAGATGAGCGCGGCCAACCCCCCGGTGGTTGCCAGCAGTGCCACCAGAAGCTGGTGGAACACATACCTGTCCAGCGTGAGGAAACGCGATTTCAGCCAAGACTGAAGTGAACGGACGGTCATACGTCTGTTATCTACTTCACCTGTGCGGGAGGCAACAGCCTTATCATGCATAAAGCAGGTGCAAGCATGTTGCTCCGGTGTGGTTTTTCTTGAAAACTGACAGTTTTATTGGCGCAAACTCTCAAAATTCCGCAATTTCTTTTTTCGCTTTTCGCGGAATTTCTAGAATAGAAGAATCAC includes:
- the rplI gene encoding 50S ribosomal protein L9, whose amino-acid sequence is MAATEVILLQRVEHLGQMGDVVKVRPGFARNYLLPQGKAIRANDDNRARFERERAQLEAQNIKRREEAERLSERMEGLAVILIRQAGDSGSLYGSVSTRDVAQAVTEAGFTISRQQVFLAHPIKSLGLYEVKIALHPEVVVPVIINVARSEEEAERQARGEAASLEEEAEIAGDDAVVEGELITDPAEIAEAEAAPAEANA
- a CDS encoding SAM-dependent methyltransferase; amino-acid sequence: MKQVLDRILQHFIADGQLQVRWPDGSTSLYKGRNPGPSAGVVLHNQAAVRAMVINPGLGFGEAYMESHLDPLDCTLYNLLDVLMLNAMRPGGHVAERLASALRYVRRGWIQFNPIKRAQQNVAHHYDLDNRLYSLFLDKDWQYSCAYFRHGTETLDEAQAAKKHHIAAKLLLDRPDLEVLDIGCGWGGMALTLAKDYGAIVTGITLSQEQLAFARQRAKDEGLEGRVRFELLDYRNLHRRFDRIVSVGMFEHVGVGHYRQFFDVIKNALVDDGVALVHSIGRSDGPGTTNPWVNKYIFPGGYSPALSEVFAAVEPTGLWVTDCEILRLHYAKTIAIWRERFAAKRAEAVALYDERFARMFEFYLNAAELAFRVQGHMNFQLQLSRSISAVPFTRDYIAAAEKE
- the rsmA gene encoding 16S rRNA (adenine(1518)-N(6)/adenine(1519)-N(6))-dimethyltransferase RsmA translates to MSAHLESLRDVIHRHGLDARKALGQHFLLDPGVTERIATLAGNLKGRHVVEVGPGPGGLTRALLNGPAESVTAVELDSRAVLVIQELAGFYPNRLKVVEADALKCDLTELCAAPRQIIANLPYNVATPLLIGWLRQGNAWERLTLMFQWEVAERICAAPNSQHYGRLAVLAQWCAECAIVMKLPPGAFSPPPAVWSAVASITPHAQQPAPALFKAMERVTAAAFGQRRKMLRGALKGLNGDKLLAAAEIDGTRRAETLDIAEFDRLARAHFALSAQ
- a CDS encoding peptidylprolyl isomerase, with product MRLRSLALACCSLAALTVPAIAGAPYAQAATRHTSSAATQQTATPAQPEPDDMILAVINSIPLTKRDVDNRGKLFALSTGLPLTPDLMARLRPQIIRQLIDERLRTQEILSRHINVPPEQIAGAITNIERRNGMPEGTLREHLAQDGVSLTTLIDQIRVQIGWIQVLRQELGARSRVSAQDIAQRQAALKREEGRTEYELAEIFVKVEDPRHDQEELDFTNTVIQELRKGAPFPIVAAQFSQSQTALDGGSMGWVQEDELDPAVVQVVRQMPVGVGAISNPIKVPGGYVIITLNGKRVIGHEMGHLITIRQVFLSFDTPLDPQHITPQQESTLQKAMQVIQNTHSCTEMEALNKAEGEKRPTDPGEMPLERLNPQMQSLLADLPEGKVSRPLVSRDGIDLLMVCTKKEKNFSNRSPSEIADQLMNERVEQAARQLDSDLHRRAIIDKHIKLKGV
- a CDS encoding LPS-assembly protein LptD, with amino-acid sequence MARRPFRNPLLRRRSTLSAATALGSMAACLLFNLPKHAHAQFRPQVMHLDTGRPTSPDEPATFQADKVDYNDVEHTVTWTGNVQVWQGDHVLRADRIVYDRDTGVIAARGNVATIQPDGSVLYTHYAELSGGMKDGIMMHVNATMQDNAKLAANGLRRTAGKINVMSRAVYTACEICEKDKTRAPFWQFRAYDATQDLEHQKIDFRDAYLDILGIPVIYLPYFSMTDPSAKRHSGFLMPGITPHDRYLGTYFTIPYYWVIDDQSDMTVQGLFSTKTGPQISAQYRNFFNFGKINIQGGLAYDTHRSNSYTNGFGDDVGRGGNHGVQGYLFARGQFSINKHWRAGANINLATSADYMRDYRVQGYGSDTLNSNAYIEGFGTGSYSRIDGQYYQGLNKGVIHNTDLPWALPRYTYSFVGQPDALGGRTSVNTTDFYVYRENGSADQRGELQLNWDRLWRSRQGQQFLLTLRLDSMVYRARKLYQQPNYYKTARTVVSGQVLPTIALKTNWPFVRSFEHGRGTQLIEPIVQAIYAPNTGMGATDMIPNEDSMSYEFTDSTLFSLNRYQGTDRLDGGLRGNIGVHANWTWDGHEVDLLAGESFQEHIEHDRLPYSGLDHHASDIVARARVAPNEYFDFNARMRLDPYTGKFNFGDALFSAGVPHFRIRGGYVYEPVTPYYYFATNYRSYSPNQLYTVRTNEISGGFSSDWDNWHLSGFARRSLSRREFVSLGGDIGYTNDCFGLDFMYLKQYTTIGGQQRNSTFLFTLSLKTLGSFGLK
- the lptG gene encoding LPS export ABC transporter permease LptG encodes the protein MIVAVTLSRYIARQFVFSVVAMIASLTGIVCLFDFIDLLRRVATKPDVSTNVVTEIAALHVPYFATEILPFGMLLGGIVCFWRLTRSSELIVARAAGISAWQFLTAPVACAMLIGALFTTLISPVSSSMYRRAEELDQQYLRTGGGPLSLSSGSLWLRQSDSQYDPHGVAMLHARGVQLKDGLLRIRNVSVFRLDHQDKLMMRIEAPEGYLGTLKWILSDASVVRPNDLLHHVGQIDLPTDLTVNRVQESFSSPETLSVWALPGFISLLDRSGFSSIRHRIHFQSLLALPMLAGTMALVAAGFSMRPSRRGGVARMIGSGVAAGFLLFTVSKVAEQFGNSGALPPMLAAWAPTLAGLCLAVSLLLHLEDG
- the lptF gene encoding LPS export ABC transporter permease LptF, with the translated sequence MHDKAVASRTGEVDNRRMTVRSLQSWLKSRFLTLDRYVFHQLLVALLATTGGLAALIWLMQSLRFVSLVVDRGLSLRVFIELTSLLIPSFVAVVLPITTFVVSLFVYQRLAGDRELTVMQAAGLSQFALAKAGLGCALMATIMGFLLNLWIVPTSYHAFRQYEFDIRNKMAAFMLQEGVFTKVSDAMTVYIRSRSHDGTLHGIMVEDDRQPGNQATILANHGSMMIVNDTPRVILYDGSRQVIDHKTGRLNMLVFKQDSMDLSSAHQEDARFRDAAEMSLGELLHPDPQQVSVRDTGKFKVEGWRRLTSPLTCFSFAMVGLVAVLRGAFSRYGNIKRPLAAVLTVVGLLAINLLLQNLASRNMALIPLIPLVALLPGLICAGILFIPEMLADRASARLTQN